TGTAAGCGTAAGACTTATTTTCTTCCGGTAAAAATTCTTCTCTCGGAACTTTTTCCATAGCCTGCCTTACATTCTCTGATTTTATGTATCCATATTCTGAAAGTCTCTTAACAAGTTCCTTCCTTTCATTTATCATCATACTATATTAGAACTTAGATCATAATTATATCTTACGAATTCTTCTAAAGGTCTTCCATAAACCCTTTTAGTCACATAAGCCTTTGCAAAACCTTTTCTAAGTTTTCGTTCAATGGTTTTCATGGAAGTTATTTTAAAAATCAAGTTCCCCATTTTGACTATATCTCCAACAGTGAACTCAAAATCCCTATCAATATCCACTTTTTTTGAGATAATTCTGCCACCAAAATCCACAGAAATTCCAACTCTTGCAGGCATATCCATTGGAGATGCCCAAATAGTTTCTATATCCGAAACTTGGCTTCTATAAAC
This genomic window from Methanobacterium sp. contains:
- a CDS encoding HVO_0476 family zinc finger protein, giving the protein MKCPVCESESYEILKSKGKHSKELLLKCEECGNVYRENIIREKPVDVRTVISEFEKSKKEFIKLYPDEVLMVDDILDLDGKEVAVNSIETKTNARVYRSQVSDIETIWASPMDMPARVGISVDFGGRIISKKVDIDRDFEFTVGDIVKMGNLIFKITSMKTIERKLRKGFAKAYVTKRVYGRPLEEFVRYNYDLSSNIV